From Flavobacterium alkalisoli, the proteins below share one genomic window:
- a CDS encoding glycosyltransferase family 2 protein yields MLSVLIPVYNYNVFPLVENLLKQCLSENIVFEIIALDDASKNEGTIKANQEINNLDNCSYEVLQENLGRSGIRNLLAKRAQYNWLLFLDADTMPVNNTLISKYIPHLNDEEKVIYGGIIYQEKQPEKQELLRWVYGNSREALSVKKRMSDPYLSMLTLNFAIKKSVFKKVTFNETIPNLRYEDILFSYDLSLNKITMEHIANPVYHLGLDTSYICLIKAEDSIKGLKYLLDHQLLDANYMRLSKTYVNLKKFGLTGLLSLFFRANKSFMQKNLLGGKPSLFVFDLYRLGYLTLLQKRGK; encoded by the coding sequence ATGCTGTCTGTTTTAATTCCTGTATATAATTATAACGTATTTCCTCTTGTAGAAAATTTACTAAAACAATGTTTAAGTGAAAATATTGTTTTTGAAATTATAGCTTTAGATGATGCTTCAAAAAATGAGGGTACGATAAAGGCTAATCAGGAAATAAACAATCTAGACAACTGTAGCTACGAGGTGCTTCAAGAAAACTTAGGACGAAGCGGAATAAGAAACTTACTGGCTAAAAGGGCGCAATATAACTGGCTGCTATTTTTAGATGCCGATACTATGCCCGTAAACAACACCTTAATTTCTAAATACATTCCACACTTAAACGATGAGGAAAAAGTTATTTACGGAGGTATTATATATCAGGAAAAGCAACCTGAAAAACAGGAATTGTTGCGATGGGTATATGGCAACAGTCGTGAAGCTCTATCGGTTAAAAAAAGAATGTCAGACCCTTATCTTAGCATGCTTACCCTAAACTTTGCCATAAAAAAGTCGGTTTTTAAGAAAGTTACATTTAATGAGACGATACCAAATTTAAGGTATGAGGATATCCTTTTTTCATATGATCTTTCATTAAATAAAATTACAATGGAGCATATTGCTAATCCGGTTTATCATTTGGGTCTGGATACAAGCTATATATGCCTTATAAAAGCTGAAGATTCCATAAAAGGCCTAAAATATTTACTTGATCACCAACTTTTAGACGCAAACTACATGAGGCTGTCTAAAACATATGTCAATTTAAAAAAGTTTGGCCTTACCGGTTTACTAAGTTTATTTTTCAGGGCAAATAAATCATTTATGCAAAAAAATCTGCTTGGAGGAAAACCTTCTCTTTTTGTTTTTGATTTGTATAGATTAGGGTATTTAACGTTACTTCAAAAGAGAGGTAAATAA
- a CDS encoding 2OG-Fe(II) oxygenase, producing MDRHSYSELIYNSILQKKQELTEQYNKTAAGIGHFYLDNLLPEELALEIYKAFPKSEEMVLKKSIREDKYVAAQMDKYNPVLEEIIYAFQDRKIVRLVGEICGLKDILPDDNLYAGGISMMGHKQFLNPHLDNSHDKDRALWRVLNLLYYVTPNWEEQYGGNLELWPNGLKARQITVHSKFNRLAVMATHSHSLHSVSPVNYDGFRCCVSNYYFSGEPLKQTDSFHVTSFRGRPENKITDVVLRLDTFLRMGLRKMFKKGVRENPHVYKKK from the coding sequence ATGGACAGACACTCTTACTCTGAGCTTATATACAATTCAATCCTTCAAAAGAAACAGGAGCTTACTGAGCAATATAATAAAACTGCCGCAGGTATAGGTCATTTTTATCTGGATAACCTTTTACCGGAAGAATTGGCACTGGAAATTTATAAAGCATTTCCTAAGTCTGAGGAAATGGTGCTTAAAAAAAGTATAAGGGAAGATAAGTATGTTGCTGCACAAATGGATAAATATAATCCGGTTCTGGAGGAGATTATTTATGCTTTTCAGGATAGAAAAATTGTTAGGCTTGTAGGAGAAATATGTGGGTTGAAAGATATTTTGCCAGATGATAATCTTTATGCGGGTGGTATTTCTATGATGGGGCATAAGCAGTTTTTAAATCCGCATCTTGATAATTCTCACGATAAGGACAGGGCATTATGGAGGGTTTTAAATCTTTTATACTATGTAACTCCCAATTGGGAAGAGCAATATGGTGGAAATCTTGAGCTTTGGCCAAACGGATTAAAAGCCAGGCAAATTACCGTGCATAGTAAGTTTAACAGACTTGCTGTAATGGCGACACATAGCCATTCTTTACATTCGGTATCCCCGGTAAATTATGATGGATTCAGGTGTTGTGTTTCAAACTATTATTTTTCCGGTGAACCTTTAAAACAAACCGATTCATTTCATGTTACCTCTTTCAGAGGAAGACCAGAGAATAAAATTACTGATGTGGTATTACGTTTAGATACCTTTTTAAGGATGGGTCTTCGTAAAATGTTTAAAAAAGGGGTAAGAGAAAACCCTCATGTATACAAAAAGAAGTAA